The Lentisphaera araneosa HTCC2155 DNA segment CCTCAGTACTCTGATTTAAAGCATATTAATCGCCGAGAAGTTGTGGGCCTCTTAGGGTCCTGTGAGTACTTAGATAAAACTTCGATTGATAAAATTCCTAAAGAGCTTCAGGCTCTGTTAGAGTACGATATTATGTCATCCCATTGGTACCCTCGTGAGGGTTGGGAAGAGTTACTCAATGATTATTTAGATAATGGTTCCCACACGAGTTTAGATTCGTGGATCGAGGTTCGTAAAAAGAACCAAATGGAAGATGAGGCGGCTATGTGGGTGGAACTCAGTAGGCGTTCTTTAGACGACTACTGAGTCAGGTCTATTTAAACTCTTACTTAGAATAAGTTAAAATCTTTTGCTTTGCCCATGAGTTTTTCTTTTTGGTCAGCTGGCATGGACATAAATTTTTTGAAAAGCTCAGCTTTATCAGTCTCAGACATCTTTTCCATCATATCTTTACCCATGCTCATGATATCCTCTTTGGATTTGCCCGCAAAAGAAGCTGGGTCAAAGGGAAGGTCGCCTAAGCCATTGAGAAGGTCGCCAAGGCCATCACTGGCAGGAGCTTCGCCGCCTTCTGGTGAATTTTCCTCCTGGCTACTGAAGCTGTCTGGGCTTGTAGAAAATATTAATTTATCACTTTGTTCCTGAGAATAGATCCCTGCCATCGAGAGTCTGGATAAGATCATGTCGAGTTCGAGTTGGTCTTTTTCGACGATGGCTTGAATCTTATTGAGGGGGAAGGCAACCACATTTTCGGGAAAGCCGTTGTTATTGAGGTTGTTTTGGATTTTTTCGATGAGTGCGTCTTCTGGGTCCATGAGCATAATTCCTGTGGTTTATTATAAAAAGTAGTGCAATATAATGAGTTTTGAAAAAAAGTCATTTGTTTATAGCTGAGCTCATAATTGATTTCAGAATTTATGATAAATGAGTTTGATCTTTATTTGTGTTGAATTGATAGTTAAAACGATTATCCTCAAGGAATTAATTTAGACAAGAATGCCTTATGGTTTTTGTGATAAGTTGCATTCAAAACAAAAAACTTTAGAGATTTATATATGGAAAGAAATAAAATCCGTAATTTTAGTATAATCGCTCATATTGATCACGGTAAATCAACTTTAGCTGACCGCCTTTTACAGATGACGAATACTGTAAGTGAAAGAGATATGGAAGAGCAGCTTCTAGATAACATGGACTTGGAGCGCGAGCGTGGTATTACGATTAAGGCTCACCCAGTTACGATGTCTTACAAAGCAAATAATGATGAAGTTTACGAGCTAAACTTGATTGATACCCCAGGGCATGTTGACTTTGCTTATGAAGTGAGTCGTTCTTTGGCGGCTTGTGAAGGTGCGGTTTTGATTATTGACGCTACTCAAGGTGTTCAGGCTCAAACTGTAGCAAATATTGGCTTAGCGATGAAGCAAGGTTTGACCATCGTTCCTGTGTTGAATAAAATTGATTTGCCTGCAACGGACCTTGCCATGTGCTACGAGCAACTCGAAGAGATTTTGGCCATACCTGCTGAAGAAGCTTTGCTTTGTTCGGCAAAATCAGGTGAAGGCATTCCTGAGATTGTTGAAGCAATTATTGACCGTATTCCATGCCCCCCAGAAGTGGAAGAGAAATCTTTGGCTAGTTTGATTGTTGACTCGAGTTACGATGCTTATCGCGGTGTGGTCAACTACGTACGTGTTTTTTCTGGTGAAGTTCGTGCCAAGGATCAAATTACAATGTTTTCTACCGGTAAGTCATATGAAGTTAAAGAAGTGGGTGTTTTTACTCCGAAAATGAAAGCTTTGGATGTACTTACGGAAGGCTCAGTGGGTTACTTGATTGGGAATATTAAAGATACGGCAGATTCGAAAATTGGTGATACGATTACCTCCAGGATGGAACCCGTGAAAGAGGCTCTGCCTGGTTTTGCTGAAGTTCTTCCCATGGTTTATTCAGGTGTGTACCCAATAGATAGTGCAGATTTCGAAACTTTACGATTGAGTATGGGTAAGTTACAGCTTAATGACCCCTCATTTGTGTATCAGGCCGAGTCGTCAGCTGCCTTAGGTTTTGGTTTTCGTTGTGGCTTTTTAGGTTTGCTTCATATGGAGATTATTCAGGAGCGTTTACGTCGCCACTATGATATGGATATTATTTCAACTTATCCGTCAGTTATTTATCACGTCCACCTA contains these protein-coding regions:
- the lepA gene encoding translation elongation factor 4, producing the protein MERNKIRNFSIIAHIDHGKSTLADRLLQMTNTVSERDMEEQLLDNMDLERERGITIKAHPVTMSYKANNDEVYELNLIDTPGHVDFAYEVSRSLAACEGAVLIIDATQGVQAQTVANIGLAMKQGLTIVPVLNKIDLPATDLAMCYEQLEEILAIPAEEALLCSAKSGEGIPEIVEAIIDRIPCPPEVEEKSLASLIVDSSYDAYRGVVNYVRVFSGEVRAKDQITMFSTGKSYEVKEVGVFTPKMKALDVLTEGSVGYLIGNIKDTADSKIGDTITSRMEPVKEALPGFAEVLPMVYSGVYPIDSADFETLRLSMGKLQLNDPSFVYQAESSAALGFGFRCGFLGLLHMEIIQERLRRHYDMDIISTYPSVIYHVHLKNGEMVKVDNPVYLPDPSTIDYIEEPVIAANIMIPNDYIGAAMSLIMEKRGLCENTTAVDERHVMLSASLPLHEIVIDFNDRLKSMTKGYGSMNYTPNGYQQAPLVKLEMKVNDDPIDAFASIVHRDAAESRGRKIAERLKDVVPRQMFAIAIQAYVGGNIVARETISAMRKNVTAKCYGGDISRKRKLLEKQKAGKKRMKQIGNVNIPQEAFVQVLKASTSE